A genomic region of Xiphophorus couchianus chromosome 18, X_couchianus-1.0, whole genome shotgun sequence contains the following coding sequences:
- the mcamb gene encoding melanoma cell adhesion molecule b isoform X1, whose translation MAVRDAASPLLLGLLCLLHTWGARAAVEVNMEDKVEVLLGDPAQITCMFKSDDFGGSGGMTIEWHYVKSSTDSRRIYSQDSLQSTVEKNTPYSDRIMVNTTAREVVLTIRDVQLKDDEVAFNCFVKIIGEGSGEGGTKLKVFKTPEDPTIQGVEQGISVSNKVTKIASCEVKNGHPKPKITWYRDKMPLHNIPDAVKLDHSVTTQSSGLYSVNSDLNMKVEKKDKDAVFYCEVTFLVPGAEKMLETKRINITVFYPPTTVNLWVESPKGKIKEGDTVEFLCASDGNSESQFFIIENNEGPSLKMENVTRENSGVFHCTVEDYGNSVKLSTNTTVLVNYLDEVVIKPTGSVSVDWKKEFSATCNALSSLSTTTTWFKNGKEVEKGHHLNIKAVTYDTAGTYVCVVTVPEIQTMQANASLQLTVQGPPEIIEKQLNEKETNERELELTCHVRSYPTPNIIWGTTNGKIISSSNHMTGVGAKSVAKVQVNITSNTTVFCNASNEFGKDSVTYVIRFTKHTTTPATTTTTISPTTITAANTTNNTSTSTNAAKTKSTGSYGVVIAVIIICILLLAILGSVLYFLYKKGKICNRSGKKDFTKEKSSKDKIVVEMKSDNTEEAILLGVNGEKQLPNDQ comes from the exons CCAGGGCTGCTGTGGAGGTAAACATGGAGGACAAAGTGGAAGTTCTTTTGGGAGACCCAGCTCAGATCACCTGCATGTTCAAATCGGACGACTTTGGCGGCAGCGGCGGCATGACAATAGAGTGGCACTAT GTAAAGAGTTCAACAGACAGTCGACGAATCTACAGCCAGGACAGCCTTCAAAGCACCGTGGAGAAAAACACTCCTTACTCTGATCGGATCATGGTGAATACCACCGCTCGAGAGGTGGTGCTGACGATCAGGGATGTGCAGCTGAAGGACGATGAGGTGGCGTTCAACTGTTTCGTCAAGATCATTGGCGAAGGGAGCGGAGAGGGAGGCACAAAGCTGAAAGTGTTTA AAACACCAGAGGATCCCACAATTCAAGGTGTGGAACAAGGAATATCAGTCAGCAATAAAGTGACAAAG ATTGCCTCTTGCGAGGTGAAAAATGGACACCCCAAACCGAAGATCACCTGGTACAGAGACAAAATGCCACTGCACAATATTCCAGATG CTGTGAAACTGGATCACAGTGTCACCACTCAGTCAAGTGGTTTATATTCGGTCAACAGTGACCTGAACATGAAGGTGGAGAAGAAGGACAAAGATGCAGTTTTCTACTGCGAGGTCACATTCCTTGTTCCTGGAGCAGAGAAGATGCTTGAAACCAAAAGAATTAACATCACTGTCTTCT ATCCTCCCACGACAGTAAATCTGTGGGTTGAATCCCCAAAGGGTAAAATCAAGGAGGGCGACACGGTGGAGTTCCTCTGCGCCAGTGATGGAAATAGTGAATCCCAATTTTTCATAATTGAAAATAATGAG GGTCCAAGCTTGAAGATGGAGAACGTTACTCGTGAGAATAGTGGCGTTTTCCACTGCACCGTAGAGGACTATGGAAATTCTGTGAAATTATCAACAAACACCACAGTGCTTGTCAACT ATCTGGATGAGGTGGTCATTAAACCCACCGGCTCTGTTTCGGTGGACTGGAAGAAAGAGTTTTCGGCTACCTGCAATGCTTTATCATCCCTCAGCACCACCACAACATGGTTTAAG aatgGAAAAGAAGTTGAAAAGGGTCACCATTTAAACATAAAGGCTGTAACGTATGACACCGCAGGAACGTATGTTTGTGTAGTGACAGTACCGGAGATCCAGACGATGCAAGCCAACGCTTCACTACAGCTTACTGTTCAGG GCCCACCAGAGATTATAGAAAAACAGCTTAATGAGAAAGAGACCAATGAGAGGGAACTTGAACTTACCTGCCACGTCAGAAGCTACCCAACTCCCAATATAATCTGGGGCACCACTAATGGGAAG ATCATCAGCTCCTCAAATCACATGACCGGTGTGGGTGCTAAGAGCGTAGCCAAAGTTCAAGTCAATATCACTTCAAACACAACCGTTTTCTGCAACGCCTCAAATGAGTTCGGCAAAGACTCGGTTACGTACGTCATCAGATTCA CTAAACACACCACCACACCAGCAACTACCACCACAACAATCTCTCCAACAACCATTACAGCAGCCAACACAACCAACAATACAAGCACATCCACCAATGCTGCCAAAACCAAATCCACAG GAAGCTATGGTGTTGTCATTGCAGTGATCATTATCTGTATCCTGCTTCTGGCCATCTTGGGCAGCGTGCTTTACTTCCTTTACAAAAAAGGCAAGATCTGCAATCGATCAGGAAAAAAGGACTT CACTAAAGAGAAGTCCAGCAAAGATAAGATTGTGGTGGAGATGAAGAGCGACAACACAGAGGAGGCGATTCTGCTCGGTGTCAACGGAGAAAAACAGCTACCCAACGACCAG TGA
- the mcamb gene encoding melanoma cell adhesion molecule b isoform X2 yields the protein MAVRDAASPLLLGLLCLLHTWGARAAVEVNMEDKVEVLLGDPAQITCMFKSDDFGGSGGMTIEWHYVKSSTDSRRIYSQDSLQSTVEKNTPYSDRIMVNTTAREVVLTIRDVQLKDDEVAFNCFVKIIGEGSGEGGTKLKVFKTPEDPTIQGVEQGISVSNKVTKIASCEVKNGHPKPKITWYRDKMPLHNIPDAVKLDHSVTTQSSGLYSVNSDLNMKVEKKDKDAVFYCEVTFLVPGAEKMLETKRINITVFYPPTTVNLWVESPKGKIKEGDTVEFLCASDGNSESQFFIIENNEGPSLKMENVTRENSGVFHCTVEDYGNSVKLSTNTTVLVNYLDEVVIKPTGSVSVDWKKEFSATCNALSSLSTTTTWFKNGKEVEKGHHLNIKAVTYDTAGTYVCVVTVPEIQTMQANASLQLTVQGPPEIIEKQLNEKETNERELELTCHVRSYPTPNIIWGTTNGKIISSSNHMTGVGAKSVAKVQVNITSNTTVFCNASNEFGKDSVTYVIRFIKAETPKPQEKIQKGSYGVVIAVIIICILLLAILGSVLYFLYKKGKICNRSGKKDFTKEKSSKDKIVVEMKSDNTEEAILLGVNGEKQLPNDQ from the exons CCAGGGCTGCTGTGGAGGTAAACATGGAGGACAAAGTGGAAGTTCTTTTGGGAGACCCAGCTCAGATCACCTGCATGTTCAAATCGGACGACTTTGGCGGCAGCGGCGGCATGACAATAGAGTGGCACTAT GTAAAGAGTTCAACAGACAGTCGACGAATCTACAGCCAGGACAGCCTTCAAAGCACCGTGGAGAAAAACACTCCTTACTCTGATCGGATCATGGTGAATACCACCGCTCGAGAGGTGGTGCTGACGATCAGGGATGTGCAGCTGAAGGACGATGAGGTGGCGTTCAACTGTTTCGTCAAGATCATTGGCGAAGGGAGCGGAGAGGGAGGCACAAAGCTGAAAGTGTTTA AAACACCAGAGGATCCCACAATTCAAGGTGTGGAACAAGGAATATCAGTCAGCAATAAAGTGACAAAG ATTGCCTCTTGCGAGGTGAAAAATGGACACCCCAAACCGAAGATCACCTGGTACAGAGACAAAATGCCACTGCACAATATTCCAGATG CTGTGAAACTGGATCACAGTGTCACCACTCAGTCAAGTGGTTTATATTCGGTCAACAGTGACCTGAACATGAAGGTGGAGAAGAAGGACAAAGATGCAGTTTTCTACTGCGAGGTCACATTCCTTGTTCCTGGAGCAGAGAAGATGCTTGAAACCAAAAGAATTAACATCACTGTCTTCT ATCCTCCCACGACAGTAAATCTGTGGGTTGAATCCCCAAAGGGTAAAATCAAGGAGGGCGACACGGTGGAGTTCCTCTGCGCCAGTGATGGAAATAGTGAATCCCAATTTTTCATAATTGAAAATAATGAG GGTCCAAGCTTGAAGATGGAGAACGTTACTCGTGAGAATAGTGGCGTTTTCCACTGCACCGTAGAGGACTATGGAAATTCTGTGAAATTATCAACAAACACCACAGTGCTTGTCAACT ATCTGGATGAGGTGGTCATTAAACCCACCGGCTCTGTTTCGGTGGACTGGAAGAAAGAGTTTTCGGCTACCTGCAATGCTTTATCATCCCTCAGCACCACCACAACATGGTTTAAG aatgGAAAAGAAGTTGAAAAGGGTCACCATTTAAACATAAAGGCTGTAACGTATGACACCGCAGGAACGTATGTTTGTGTAGTGACAGTACCGGAGATCCAGACGATGCAAGCCAACGCTTCACTACAGCTTACTGTTCAGG GCCCACCAGAGATTATAGAAAAACAGCTTAATGAGAAAGAGACCAATGAGAGGGAACTTGAACTTACCTGCCACGTCAGAAGCTACCCAACTCCCAATATAATCTGGGGCACCACTAATGGGAAG ATCATCAGCTCCTCAAATCACATGACCGGTGTGGGTGCTAAGAGCGTAGCCAAAGTTCAAGTCAATATCACTTCAAACACAACCGTTTTCTGCAACGCCTCAAATGAGTTCGGCAAAGACTCGGTTACGTACGTCATCAGATTCA TCAAAGCAGAAACACCCAAACCACAAGAGAAAATCCAAAAAG GAAGCTATGGTGTTGTCATTGCAGTGATCATTATCTGTATCCTGCTTCTGGCCATCTTGGGCAGCGTGCTTTACTTCCTTTACAAAAAAGGCAAGATCTGCAATCGATCAGGAAAAAAGGACTT CACTAAAGAGAAGTCCAGCAAAGATAAGATTGTGGTGGAGATGAAGAGCGACAACACAGAGGAGGCGATTCTGCTCGGTGTCAACGGAGAAAAACAGCTACCCAACGACCAG TGA
- the mcamb gene encoding melanoma cell adhesion molecule b isoform X3, with product MAVRDAASPLLLGLLCLLHTWGARAAVEVNMEDKVEVLLGDPAQITCMFKSDDFGGSGGMTIEWHYVKSSTDSRRIYSQDSLQSTVEKNTPYSDRIMVNTTAREVVLTIRDVQLKDDEVAFNCFVKIIGEGSGEGGTKLKVFKTPEDPTIQGVEQGISVSNKVTKIASCEVKNGHPKPKITWYRDKMPLHNIPDAVKLDHSVTTQSSGLYSVNSDLNMKVEKKDKDAVFYCEVTFLVPGAEKMLETKRINITVFYPPTTVNLWVESPKGKIKEGDTVEFLCASDGNSESQFFIIENNEGPSLKMENVTRENSGVFHCTVEDYGNSVKLSTNTTVLVNYLDEVVIKPTGSVSVDWKKEFSATCNALSSLSTTTTWFKNGKEVEKGHHLNIKAVTYDTAGTYVCVVTVPEIQTMQANASLQLTVQGPPEIIEKQLNEKETNERELELTCHVRSYPTPNIIWGTTNGKIISSSNHMTGVGAKSVAKVQVNITSNTTVFCNASNEFGKDSVTYVIRFRSYGVVIAVIIICILLLAILGSVLYFLYKKGKICNRSGKKDFTKEKSSKDKIVVEMKSDNTEEAILLGVNGEKQLPNDQ from the exons CCAGGGCTGCTGTGGAGGTAAACATGGAGGACAAAGTGGAAGTTCTTTTGGGAGACCCAGCTCAGATCACCTGCATGTTCAAATCGGACGACTTTGGCGGCAGCGGCGGCATGACAATAGAGTGGCACTAT GTAAAGAGTTCAACAGACAGTCGACGAATCTACAGCCAGGACAGCCTTCAAAGCACCGTGGAGAAAAACACTCCTTACTCTGATCGGATCATGGTGAATACCACCGCTCGAGAGGTGGTGCTGACGATCAGGGATGTGCAGCTGAAGGACGATGAGGTGGCGTTCAACTGTTTCGTCAAGATCATTGGCGAAGGGAGCGGAGAGGGAGGCACAAAGCTGAAAGTGTTTA AAACACCAGAGGATCCCACAATTCAAGGTGTGGAACAAGGAATATCAGTCAGCAATAAAGTGACAAAG ATTGCCTCTTGCGAGGTGAAAAATGGACACCCCAAACCGAAGATCACCTGGTACAGAGACAAAATGCCACTGCACAATATTCCAGATG CTGTGAAACTGGATCACAGTGTCACCACTCAGTCAAGTGGTTTATATTCGGTCAACAGTGACCTGAACATGAAGGTGGAGAAGAAGGACAAAGATGCAGTTTTCTACTGCGAGGTCACATTCCTTGTTCCTGGAGCAGAGAAGATGCTTGAAACCAAAAGAATTAACATCACTGTCTTCT ATCCTCCCACGACAGTAAATCTGTGGGTTGAATCCCCAAAGGGTAAAATCAAGGAGGGCGACACGGTGGAGTTCCTCTGCGCCAGTGATGGAAATAGTGAATCCCAATTTTTCATAATTGAAAATAATGAG GGTCCAAGCTTGAAGATGGAGAACGTTACTCGTGAGAATAGTGGCGTTTTCCACTGCACCGTAGAGGACTATGGAAATTCTGTGAAATTATCAACAAACACCACAGTGCTTGTCAACT ATCTGGATGAGGTGGTCATTAAACCCACCGGCTCTGTTTCGGTGGACTGGAAGAAAGAGTTTTCGGCTACCTGCAATGCTTTATCATCCCTCAGCACCACCACAACATGGTTTAAG aatgGAAAAGAAGTTGAAAAGGGTCACCATTTAAACATAAAGGCTGTAACGTATGACACCGCAGGAACGTATGTTTGTGTAGTGACAGTACCGGAGATCCAGACGATGCAAGCCAACGCTTCACTACAGCTTACTGTTCAGG GCCCACCAGAGATTATAGAAAAACAGCTTAATGAGAAAGAGACCAATGAGAGGGAACTTGAACTTACCTGCCACGTCAGAAGCTACCCAACTCCCAATATAATCTGGGGCACCACTAATGGGAAG ATCATCAGCTCCTCAAATCACATGACCGGTGTGGGTGCTAAGAGCGTAGCCAAAGTTCAAGTCAATATCACTTCAAACACAACCGTTTTCTGCAACGCCTCAAATGAGTTCGGCAAAGACTCGGTTACGTACGTCATCAGATTCA GAAGCTATGGTGTTGTCATTGCAGTGATCATTATCTGTATCCTGCTTCTGGCCATCTTGGGCAGCGTGCTTTACTTCCTTTACAAAAAAGGCAAGATCTGCAATCGATCAGGAAAAAAGGACTT CACTAAAGAGAAGTCCAGCAAAGATAAGATTGTGGTGGAGATGAAGAGCGACAACACAGAGGAGGCGATTCTGCTCGGTGTCAACGGAGAAAAACAGCTACCCAACGACCAG TGA